The Streptococcus iniae genome contains the following window.
TTCTATATGGAGGAGAACTCTATTACACCGAAGATATCCTTGATAAATTGGCTCAGAATCTTATTCCTAGAATGAATGACACACGCTTTGCCCTCATTGAATTTTCCATGAACACGCCATGGCGCGATATTCATACGGCACTTTCTCAAGTTATTATGCTTGGTATTACACCAATCATTGCTCATATAGAACGTTACGATGCTTTGGCCTTAAATGCTAAACGGGTTCAGGAACTCATTAATATGGGATGTTACACTCAAGTCAATAGTTCTCATGTGTTGAAAGCCAAGTTATTTGGAGATAGTTTAAAAGTCTTTAAAAAACGTGCTAAGTTTTTCTTAGATGAAAATTTAGTGCACTGTATTGCAA
Protein-coding sequences here:
- the cps4B gene encoding capsular polysaccharide biosynthesis protein Cps4B, whose translation is MIDIHSHIVFDVDDGPLTIDDSLALIGESYRQGVRTIVSTSHRRKGMFETPEDDIYNKFLHLKREAEKEYEGLTILYGGELYYTEDILDKLAQNLIPRMNDTRFALIEFSMNTPWRDIHTALSQVIMLGITPIIAHIERYDALALNAKRVQELINMGCYTQVNSSHVLKAKLFGDSLKVFKKRAKFFLDENLVHCIASDMHNLKKRPPFMQEAYQHVTKHYGRKRARELFITTPQTLIENDYL